One genomic region from Cryptococcus gattii WM276 chromosome C, complete sequence encodes:
- a CDS encoding Hypothetical Protein (Similar to TIGR gene model, XP_569617.1): MTGESSATQKYDVDFKKTPGTLSLTSTHIVWVPKVKDAMDRQSQAMNRAINMLASKPGKERVSLKILFKENVPPGGLLFVFTNASSREDDRKAVQDILIPFVAVNKNPTASTPDTPGSATTPNTPSAATVAAMSDVAKGKRKMNEMTPMGLSAASAESSPLPPAVRSQRRKYNTLRQRVLEKNDALRMLHRDLVLGRQITEEEFWEGREALIQAEEMAYAQKPGRPSRLLDDRFDLDAGRRGKTTGGTGVGIKQADNGPVILKLSKELTREIFEEFPVVQDAYARYVPGISETEFWSRYFTSQLWERHRASVRKSANDEISRKKDDIFDQYLEEPDWNLQPRQPMPDRDGVERYLDLAATEEDHGEASSIRDVTMQAGRERSALPLIRRFNDHSKKLLRAANAGQTIRNSAYGGDIDIYEEINLEDLHDPSTTPAIILDVENAAALDEGDDKLAPTGILLGHSDSELLAMATESASILRDSAPDFSSVCLANPGPFIDDDESRRNPAYEAFAKQRDGQAAALAAVRDMWSRANAENAVLPAFPEMLFEQIRSCHNSATEFLRQYWSAILPSVPGALGGQTPGAKDAKAAKMASYLKNTSTKIEAIVQTAQITGFDPERVRKVLAPTLGAVEVALERERKRVKGK; the protein is encoded by the exons ATGACAGGCGAATCCTCGGCAACACAGAAGTACGATGTTGACTTCAAGAAGACCCCGGGAACACTCAGTCTTACGTCAACCCATATAGTATGGGTTCCAAAGGTCAAGGATGCTATGGATCGTCAAAGTCAGGCCATGAATAGGGCCATCA ATATGTTAGCAAGTAAACCTGGAAAAGAGCGCGTCAGTCTCAAGATACTCTTCAAAGAAAATGTGCCCCCAGGAGGTCTTCTTTTCGTTTTCACCAATGCCAGCAGTAGAGAAGATGACAGAAAAGCTGTGCAAGACATTCTCATACCATTTGTCGCCGTAAATAAGAATCCCACTGCATCAACCCCCGATACTCCGGGATCTGCCACGACCCCGAACACTCCTAGTGCAGCAACGGTTGCAGCTATGTCGGATGTCGCGAAAGGAAAGCGAAAGATGAATGAGATGACCCCTATGGGCCTTTCCGCCGCGTCAGCTGAATCGTCTCCTTTACCTCCTGCAGTAAGATCGCAGAGGAGAAAGTACAACACGTTGAGGCAGAGGGTACTGGAAAAGAATGACGCTTTACGGATGTTACATCGTGATCTAGTGTTGGGAAGGCAAATCACTGAAGAGGAGTTCTGGGAGGGTAGGGAG GCGCTCATTCAAGCAGAGGAAATGGCGTATGCGCAGAAGCCTGGTAGACCTTCTAGACTGTTAGACGACCGGTTCGATCTCGATGCAGGAAGGAGAGGCAAGACTACTGGAGGAACGGGTGTCGGTATCAAACAAGCCGATAATGGGCCGGTCATATTAAAGCTCTCAAAAGAATTAACAAGAGAAATATTTGAAGAATTTCCCGTCGTTCAGGACGCTTATGCGAGATATGTCCCCGGG ATTAGCGAAACCGAGTTCTGGTCTAGGTATTTCACATCACAGCTATGGGAACGACATCGTGCCAGTGTGCGAAAATCTGCCAATGATGAGATTTCAAGGAAAAAGGATGACATCTTTGACCAGTATCTGGAGGAGCCGGATTGGA ATCTGCAGCCGAGGCAACCCATGCCGGATAGAGATGGCGTGGAACGATATCTTGATTTAGCAGCAACAGAGGAGGATCATGGAGAG GCTTCTTCTATCCGGGACGTCACAATGCAAGCAGGGCGGGAACGAAGTGCTCTTCCTCTAATCAGACGATTCAATGATCATTCTAAAAAATTGCTTCGCGCTGC GAATGCTGGGCAGACTATTCGAAATAGCGCTTATGGCGGG GACATTGATATATATGAAGAAATCAATCTCGAAGATCTTCATGACCCTTCAACGACTCCAGCTATCATTCTAGACGTTGAAAATGCTGCCGCCTTGGACGAAGGGGACGACAAATTAGCTCCTACGGGCATTCTCCTCGGGCACTCTGACTCAGAGCTCTTGGCTATGGCCACTGAGTCCGCTTCTATTTTACGTGACAGCGCGCCTGATTTCTCCAGCGTCTGCTTGGCCAATCCCGGTCCGTTTATCGACGACGACGAAAGTCGGAGAAATCCAGCATATGAGGCATTCGCTAAACAGAGGGATGGTCAGGCTGCTGCATTGGCCGCCGTGAGAGATATGTGGTCGCGGGCCAATGCGGAAAATGCTGTGCTGC CTGCCTTCCCAGAGATGCTTTTCGAACAAATTCGGTCTTGCCATAATTCGGCAACCGAGTTTTTGCGACAATACTGGTCAGCCATTCTACCCTCTGTCCCAGGAGCGCTCGGTGGGCAAACCCCAGGTGCTAAAGATGCCAAGGCCGCCAAGATGGCTAGTTATCTGAAGAATACTTCAACCAAAATTGAGGCAATTGTACAAACCGCGCAGATCACTGGTTTCGATCCAGAGAGGGTCAGGAAG GTGCTTGCCCCTACTCTTGGTGCAGTTGAGGTGGCTCTtgaaagagagaggaaaagagtAAAAGGTAAATAG
- a CDS encoding Hypothetical protein (Similar to TIGR gene model, INSD accession AAW42324.1; CNC03140) translates to MVGRWADLVCTNEILEDIAHISNNQFGHFAITKLVSYPNFYKQTCEAIINSYPPVATTHHGVNLAKIALTEGGRASFVKYVEAICRQDDGRTPGIVTIATSSIGKAHLKSLLTGSNSSRLRNMCEFVRLAVHIAPLSETARAVMTSFEHCACS, encoded by the exons ATTTTGGAAGATATAGCGCATATTTCCAACAACCAATTTGGCCA CTTTGCGATCACAAAATTAGTTAGCTATCCCAATTTCTATAAACAGACGTGCGAGGCAATCATAAACTCGTACCCACCAGTTGCTACCACCCATCATGGAGTGAACCTTGCCAAGATCGCCTTGACCGAAGGAGGCCGGGCAAGCTTCGTTAAGTATGTGGAGGCTATTTGTCGACAGGATGACGG GCGTACACCTGGAATCGTTACGATTGCCACATCTTCCATTGGTAAAGCCCATCTAA AAAGCCTTCTAACAGGTTCCAACAGCTCACGCCTTCGGAACATGTGCGAGTTCGTTCGACTTGCCGTACATATAGCACCACTCTCCGAAACTGCCAGAGCGGTAATGACCTCCTTCGAGCACTGTGCGTGCAGCTAA